In the genome of Anaerolineales bacterium, the window GCCCCGGTCGCGCAACTTGCGCAGCGCGACGAAGACGTCTGCCTGCTGCCAGTCCGCCTTCTGTGCCTCAAACCCATTGAGGCTCAGGTTGGCCTTCCCCAGGGTGATCGCCCCAGCCGATTCCTCGACGGAGAGCACTGACACCGCGCCCCCAGCCAGCGCGGCAACGGTGAAACCGCCGGTGTAGGCAAAGCAGTTGAGGACTTCGCCCAGCCGGCTCTCGCGGCGCAGACGTGCCCGGTTGTCCCGCTGATCGAGGTAGAAGCCGGTCTTCTGCCCAGCCACCAAGTCGACCTCGAACTCGAGCCCTGCTTCTCGAATCCGGACCGGGCCGGCAGGAGCCCTCCCAACCACAGCCTGGCAGCGAGCCGGCAGGCCTTCCAGGCTTCGAACCGGCGCATCCGAGCGGTCGTAGATCCCGCCTTCCTCTCCGAGCTCGCCCAGACCCTCCAGGATCGGCTGACGCCAGTGCTCTACGCCCGCCGAAAGGAACTGCGTGACCCGGAACGGTCCATAGCGGTCGACAATCAACCCCGGAAGACCGTCCGATTCCCCGTGGACTTCGCGATAGGCTGTGAGGGCGGGATCTAGCGCCAGTTCTCTGCGACGGGCGATCGAGGCCGCCAGCCGCCGGGCGATGAAGTCCGATTCGACGCCCTCAGCCTCGTCCCACGTCCACACCCGGACCCGAATCTGGGAGTCTGGCGAGTATGCTCCCCGCGCCAGCCAGGTGCCGGCAGCAGACAGCACCTCCACCGTCTCTCCGCTGCCCGGGCTTCCGATGACCTCACCGATTGCGCC includes:
- a CDS encoding class I SAM-dependent methyltransferase; amino-acid sequence: MRLLPGRQKSLARRHPWIFAGAIGEVIGSPGSGETVEVLSAAGTWLARGAYSPDSQIRVRVWTWDEAEGVESDFIARRLAASIARRRELALDPALTAYREVHGESDGLPGLIVDRYGPFRVTQFLSAGVEHWRQPILEGLGELGEEGGIYDRSDAPVRSLEGLPARCQAVVGRAPAGPVRIREAGLEFEVDLVAGQKTGFYLDQRDNRARLRRESRLGEVLNCFAYTGGFTVAALAGGAVSVLSVEESAGAITLGKANLSLNGFEAQKADWQQADVFVALRKLRDRG